The following coding sequences lie in one Leptospiraceae bacterium genomic window:
- the mazG gene encoding nucleoside triphosphate pyrophosphohydrolase, whose amino-acid sequence MKSSQRELSLMGQELIQILESIPQKDKKLYQLVSILRAYCEWDKKQTFQSLAPSLLEEAYEIIQGIQTKEKTKKASILKEELGDMLFLIFFYIYLGEEENLFTLNDVYDFLFEKYISRHPHVFGDKSTKDTDIILKNWESFKKKEIGENTEFLPALMRAQKIQKQASLEGFDWIPNENKSHLKEILQKIKEEIQEIETVLSNEKDKEKLETEIGDLLFSVVNLARHVKISAELALHKSIEKFLYRFQKVMSLYQEKYPSDLPKEEKLSILEEIYQQVKKNNEDST is encoded by the coding sequence TTGAAGAGTTCTCAACGAGAATTATCACTGATGGGGCAAGAACTCATCCAAATCTTAGAAAGCATTCCTCAAAAGGACAAGAAGCTCTATCAATTGGTTTCAATCTTGAGGGCTTATTGTGAGTGGGATAAAAAACAAACGTTTCAAAGTTTAGCACCTTCTTTGTTGGAGGAAGCTTACGAAATCATCCAAGGCATCCAAACAAAGGAAAAAACCAAAAAAGCCTCTATCCTCAAAGAAGAATTAGGAGACATGTTGTTTTTGATTTTTTTCTATATTTACTTGGGGGAAGAAGAAAACCTTTTTACTTTAAATGATGTGTATGATTTTCTTTTTGAAAAATACATTTCTCGTCATCCTCATGTATTTGGGGATAAATCTACAAAAGACACAGACATTATCTTAAAAAACTGGGAAAGCTTTAAAAAAAAAGAAATAGGAGAAAATACAGAATTCTTACCTGCTTTGATGAGAGCACAAAAGATTCAAAAGCAAGCTTCATTAGAGGGATTTGATTGGATACCCAATGAAAACAAATCCCACCTAAAAGAAATCCTACAAAAAATCAAAGAAGAAATCCAAGAAATCGAAACAGTTCTCTCGAACGAAAAAGACAAAGAAAAACTCGAAACAGAAATTGGGGATTTGTTGTTTTCTGTTGTCAATTTAGCAAGACACGTGAAGATCTCAGCAGAATTGGCTCTGCATAAAAGTATCGAAAAATTTTTGTATCGCTTTCAAAAAGTGATGAGTCTTTATCAAGAAAAGTATCCTTCAGATTTACCCAAAGAAGAAAAACTCTCAATCTTAGAAGAAATCTATCAACAAGTGAAAAAAAACAATGAAGATTCTACGTGA
- a CDS encoding gamma-glutamylcyclotransferase yields the protein MEFLFVYGTLLSKFHHPLSIKLKKEGIYLGKGFVFGKLYDLGEYPAAKPAKDSIVIGEIYRVPAILFFDLDFYEDYNQYNLKKSLFVRKRTKSFLIPEDHHYANSQELIQKLHEFQKIFSFIYWYNQPLNLAVWIESGDYLKYLEEKKQFSF from the coding sequence ATGGAATTTTTATTTGTATATGGAACATTGCTTTCTAAATTCCATCATCCTTTATCCATCAAACTCAAAAAAGAAGGAATTTACCTAGGAAAAGGATTTGTTTTCGGGAAGCTCTATGATTTGGGGGAATATCCCGCGGCAAAACCTGCAAAGGACAGCATTGTGATTGGAGAAATCTATCGGGTTCCAGCGATTTTGTTTTTCGATTTAGACTTTTATGAAGATTACAATCAATACAACTTAAAAAAGTCCTTATTTGTTCGAAAGCGGACAAAGTCATTTTTGATTCCTGAAGATCACCATTATGCAAATTCTCAAGAACTGATACAAAAACTTCATGAATTTCAGAAGATCTTTTCGTTTATCTATTGGTACAATCAGCCTTTGAATTTAGCAGTTTGGATTGAAAGTGGAGATTATTTAAAATATCTCGAAGAGAAAAAACAGTTTTCGTTCTGA
- a CDS encoding Maf family protein produces the protein MELREIQHWNDFLSQQQIKVYLASNSPRRKWILQKWGLDFEVIPPRFDEELFLQHLSTIKKQGGIWEVQSAHHKGLIHEICSNLAIQKALITWEELQQTQQKFLVLSADTLVYYNQYFLTKPQSFEEAYLMLKFLSGKTHTVVTSHCIINHNKMIITKDIMTLVTFRKLSDTDIKEYIETAEPYDKAGGYAIQGEGAILVESIVGDYLNAVGLSLNAVRFLLSEIKL, from the coding sequence ATGGAATTACGTGAAATCCAACATTGGAATGATTTTCTCTCCCAACAGCAGATCAAAGTTTACTTAGCATCAAACTCACCTCGAAGAAAGTGGATTTTGCAAAAATGGGGTTTGGATTTCGAAGTTATCCCACCCAGATTCGACGAAGAACTGTTTTTACAGCACCTATCAACCATAAAAAAACAAGGTGGAATATGGGAAGTCCAATCAGCGCATCACAAAGGGTTGATACATGAAATTTGTTCTAACTTAGCAATCCAAAAAGCTTTGATCACCTGGGAAGAATTACAACAGACCCAACAAAAGTTTTTGGTTCTTTCCGCTGATACTTTGGTTTATTACAATCAGTACTTTTTGACAAAACCACAAAGCTTTGAAGAAGCCTATTTGATGTTAAAGTTCCTATCAGGAAAAACTCATACGGTTGTGACCTCTCATTGCATTATCAATCATAATAAAATGATCATCACAAAAGACATTATGACCTTAGTGACTTTTCGTAAACTCTCGGATACGGACATTAAAGAATACATCGAAACAGCAGAACCCTATGACAAGGCGGGTGGATACGCCATTCAAGGTGAAGGTGCCATTTTGGTGGAATCGATTGTGGGGGATTACTTGAATGCTGTGGGATTGTCGCTAAATGCCGTACGGTTTCTTTTGAGTGAAATCAAGCTTTGA
- the nikR gene encoding nickel-responsive transcriptional regulator NikR, producing METKSDKYVRFSISLPEELLQIMDQQFIDQGYASRSEFIRDLIREKIVADKWKNPEENVIGVLSIIYNHHTSDLSEKMIHIQHTNLINILCNLHIHVNEDDCLEIIVMKGLAKEIQKINIELSGVRGVKFAELTRIAPPEI from the coding sequence ATGGAAACTAAAAGTGATAAATATGTGCGTTTTAGTATATCTTTGCCGGAGGAATTACTTCAAATCATGGATCAGCAGTTCATTGACCAGGGATATGCTTCTCGGTCAGAATTCATTCGGGATTTGATTCGTGAAAAGATTGTTGCAGACAAATGGAAAAACCCAGAAGAAAACGTGATTGGCGTTTTATCAATCATTTATAATCACCATACTTCTGATCTTTCAGAAAAAATGATCCACATACAACATACAAACTTAATCAATATCTTGTGTAATTTACACATTCATGTAAATGAAGATGATTGTTTAGAAATCATCGTGATGAAAGGATTAGCAAAGGAAATCCAAAAAATTAATATTGAGTTATCTGGTGTTCGTGGGGTCAAGTTTGCCGAACTCACGAGAATTGCACCCCCTGAAATTTAA